Proteins encoded within one genomic window of Candidatus Brevundimonas colombiensis:
- a CDS encoding DUF736 domain-containing protein gives MAAIGTFTAQGDGYTGSIKTLTLNVKSATLRPNEKTDDKAPDYRIFAGQTEFGAAWRKTSRENREYLSVKLDDPSFPAPIYASLVEIEGGHSLIWSR, from the coding sequence ATGGCCGCCATCGGAACATTCACCGCCCAGGGCGACGGCTACACCGGGTCGATCAAGACCCTAACCCTCAACGTCAAGAGCGCGACCCTGCGCCCCAACGAGAAGACGGACGACAAGGCGCCGGACTACCGCATCTTCGCGGGCCAGACCGAGTTCGGCGCCGCCTGGAGGAAGACTTCCCGCGAGAACCGGGAATACCTCTCGGTCAAGCTGGACGACCCCAGCTTCCCAGCGCCGATCTACGCCTCGCTGGTCGAGATCGAGGGCGGGCACAGCCTGATCTGGTCCCGCTGA
- a CDS encoding zincin-like metallopeptidase domain-containing protein gives MTRPADPDHPDIYARITNQIIDQLEAGVRPWTQPWTGGHPVTRPLRHDGTPYSGINVLLLWSEAFSRGFASPTWMTFRQALALDAHVRKGERGSTVVYANQIVRTETDDAGEEVEQRIPFLKAYTVFNVEQIDDLPDAYRPTPPEPVNPDERLEAVERFFAGLGVDIRHGGSAAYYVPASDHVQMPPFETFRDAGAYYATLGHECVHWTGHGSRLARDFSRSAQTYAREELVAELGAAFLCADLGLELEPREDHAAYLGHWLEVLKADKRFLFSAAAYAQRAVAWLHEAHP, from the coding sequence ATGACGCGCCCCGCCGATCCCGATCATCCGGACATCTACGCCCGGATCACCAACCAGATCATCGACCAGCTGGAGGCCGGCGTCCGGCCGTGGACCCAGCCCTGGACCGGCGGTCATCCGGTCACCCGTCCGCTCCGCCACGACGGCACGCCCTATAGCGGCATCAACGTCCTGCTGCTGTGGTCGGAGGCCTTCAGTCGAGGGTTCGCCTCGCCGACTTGGATGACCTTCCGTCAGGCACTGGCGCTGGACGCTCATGTCCGCAAGGGCGAGAGGGGCTCCACGGTGGTCTACGCCAACCAGATCGTCCGCACCGAAACCGACGATGCGGGCGAAGAGGTCGAACAACGCATCCCGTTCCTGAAGGCCTATACCGTCTTCAACGTCGAACAGATCGACGACCTGCCGGACGCCTATCGGCCGACGCCGCCGGAGCCGGTCAATCCCGACGAAAGGTTGGAAGCGGTCGAGCGCTTCTTCGCCGGGCTGGGCGTCGACATCCGCCACGGCGGATCGGCAGCCTATTACGTCCCGGCGTCGGACCATGTGCAGATGCCGCCGTTCGAGACCTTCCGCGACGCGGGCGCTTACTACGCCACGCTGGGTCATGAGTGCGTGCACTGGACCGGCCACGGGTCACGGCTGGCCCGTGACTTCAGCCGCTCGGCTCAGACCTACGCCCGCGAGGAGCTGGTCGCCGAACTGGGGGCCGCCTTCCTCTGCGCCGACCTCGGGCTGGAGTTGGAACCGCGCGAGGATCACGCCGCCTATCTCGGCCACTGGCTCGAAGTGCTGAAGGCCGACAAGCGGTTCCTGTTTTCGGCAGCGGCGTATGCGCAGAGGGCGGTCGCCTGGCTGCATGAAGCGCATCCGTGA
- a CDS encoding AAA domain-containing protein codes for MQLITTSGREFEYEQFDLLLNAIPAHVIHKSAGRTGIDLAEALAKAKPQSLILQPELEPEEFRDVALTALGVSAASLKLIPQLSGLRPDVLFVDARQDTDYEILPDGSRRLIALDDPRTPLSVIDLKNITEANASYSAEVCLYAIFLANWLHSKGAAFKERYFISDRIFLWRHTEMPAFSEIMKKKDGGEVTARLQALRADLDDGRVNYLVYMPSVRKFFVEDLPRVISTGDGAGWATLDYHVNPKCGACDWLGNRSWLSPDDHVYFDKDPTKYCSQGAEASDHLCKMPTLSKGATRVLKDGGHPEVGKLVGIQSNAAVLRGHTLLKKDRDQIGSRAQSIATGNVSVDQASKVGGLAKYLGAEFDIVVNFDPGSGFLTGIALRGTLFAPFGHKFQKADGEDQSIRPLGEAAFVVSKDNAVAEWAALNSFIERLATWIDESKKVFDDHGMGTLRTQICFWELRQYTELCNAFGRHLLDILQLSGRSQRALAWIFPAEELMEKAEQVCPNIVFIKDIVTASVRLPQRFAVTLLGTAEAYHHNRLTPRKVDSYYVEPLGNGIPRERIFEIWKSPTGTVRMFGKPVSVFEAVERYGAALKAHAWAMSSIAARLRIDLKNCISGNAPELSMSIPSGLAGVAYDSKLWERWASVSAAVGKTEGLHTLIARPEWLEAAYQAVILEAVTKSFGGNRYEFSVSADSTEAKIEEGDFCTVGVVSHPGFPLKNAKTLGVGLDDYTPMHRVISAKIESFDRAAARITIRLEPSWGKVAPAFQAVMASGLVPIGSEPIYLLPTMPFNDYDQTREVLIEIGDPSIATPSAEAKLAMGHNAAKKLPKGTGTISPVARVLWQGDAVAKTLVRTDMQTEKLASFATNANAHPLNESQIEAVRVCGQRQLSIIWGPPGTGKTDTLVAMLHAMVREGPPRKILITGPNYRTVEELSGRLLRNLEADAAAIGDFFWLYSKSRTPKDVSSSNPNLVATAATLDFGGGLDNIQASISDAQRSTIISTTAHMVLRLTKAVGQSGSELDEVFDVIVLDESSQIPMTLAIKPLAAMKASAQVIVAGDHKQMPPIQNLDPPKGAEYLVDSIQTYLIKRFGIAQQPLLVNYRSNQHLVDYARSLGYPAQLAAAAPKKDLSVLEPLDDVVKTLPASLPRSAAYAELLRPERRVTALIHDDPTSSQANELEAGLVAGLAFIARHAMAKELDTGGGTNGEAFTDETFFESGIGIVTPHKAQKALVVRKLTELFPSADPELVFSAVDTVERFQGGERNLVIVSYGVGDTDIIEGEEEFLLQLERTNVAVSRAKAKCIVLMPKSLAYHLPTDQKAAETSIALKSYLEEFCGQRLAVDIQDDAGILRAAEIRWH; via the coding sequence GTGCAGTTGATCACCACCTCGGGCCGGGAATTCGAGTACGAACAGTTTGATCTGCTCCTCAATGCCATCCCAGCGCACGTCATCCACAAGAGCGCCGGACGCACAGGCATCGATCTCGCTGAAGCGTTGGCGAAGGCCAAGCCACAATCCCTGATCCTTCAACCCGAGCTCGAACCCGAAGAGTTTCGTGACGTCGCATTGACCGCGTTGGGGGTGTCGGCCGCCTCTCTGAAGTTGATCCCTCAACTGTCCGGGCTTCGACCCGACGTTCTGTTCGTCGATGCGCGCCAAGACACGGATTACGAGATATTGCCAGATGGATCGCGGCGGCTCATTGCGCTCGATGATCCCCGGACGCCCCTTAGCGTCATTGACCTCAAAAACATCACCGAGGCCAACGCGAGCTACTCAGCCGAGGTGTGCCTCTATGCGATCTTTCTGGCGAACTGGCTGCATTCGAAGGGCGCGGCATTCAAGGAACGGTACTTCATCTCTGACCGAATCTTCCTTTGGCGGCACACAGAGATGCCGGCCTTCTCCGAGATTATGAAGAAGAAGGACGGAGGCGAGGTGACGGCCCGCCTTCAGGCGCTCCGGGCCGATCTCGACGACGGCCGGGTGAATTACCTCGTCTATATGCCGAGCGTCCGTAAGTTCTTCGTCGAAGATCTCCCTCGGGTCATCTCGACCGGCGACGGGGCGGGATGGGCCACTCTCGACTATCATGTGAATCCAAAGTGCGGAGCCTGCGATTGGCTCGGCAACCGTTCATGGCTCTCGCCGGACGATCACGTCTACTTCGACAAGGACCCGACGAAGTATTGTTCCCAAGGAGCTGAAGCCTCCGACCACCTCTGCAAGATGCCAACCCTTAGCAAGGGTGCGACCCGCGTCCTCAAAGATGGCGGTCATCCGGAAGTCGGGAAGCTTGTCGGCATCCAATCCAATGCGGCGGTTCTGCGTGGCCACACTCTTCTTAAGAAAGATCGTGACCAGATCGGTTCACGCGCCCAGTCCATCGCGACCGGCAACGTCAGCGTGGATCAGGCCTCGAAGGTCGGAGGTCTGGCCAAATACCTCGGGGCAGAGTTCGACATCGTCGTGAATTTCGATCCGGGGTCTGGCTTCCTGACGGGCATCGCTCTTCGTGGAACCTTATTCGCGCCATTCGGCCACAAGTTTCAGAAGGCCGATGGGGAGGACCAGTCCATCCGCCCCCTCGGCGAGGCCGCATTCGTCGTCTCAAAGGACAACGCTGTCGCCGAATGGGCAGCGCTCAATTCGTTTATCGAACGCCTTGCAACTTGGATCGACGAGTCGAAGAAGGTCTTCGACGACCACGGCATGGGGACGCTCAGGACCCAAATCTGCTTCTGGGAACTTCGGCAATATACGGAACTCTGCAACGCATTTGGCCGCCACCTGCTGGACATTCTTCAATTGTCCGGCCGCTCTCAACGAGCATTGGCTTGGATTTTCCCGGCGGAAGAGCTGATGGAGAAGGCTGAGCAGGTTTGTCCCAACATCGTCTTCATCAAGGATATCGTCACCGCCTCTGTGCGGCTTCCCCAACGCTTCGCGGTCACGCTCCTCGGGACCGCGGAAGCCTATCACCACAACCGCCTGACGCCTCGCAAGGTCGACAGCTACTACGTTGAGCCACTCGGAAACGGCATTCCTCGGGAGCGCATTTTCGAAATCTGGAAGTCCCCCACGGGGACAGTCCGAATGTTCGGAAAGCCGGTCAGCGTGTTCGAGGCGGTGGAACGCTACGGCGCCGCCTTGAAAGCCCACGCTTGGGCGATGTCGAGCATCGCGGCACGTCTGCGGATCGACCTGAAGAACTGCATTTCAGGCAACGCTCCAGAGCTATCGATGTCTATCCCGTCTGGCCTGGCCGGCGTTGCGTATGACTCGAAGCTCTGGGAGAGGTGGGCAAGCGTGTCTGCTGCCGTCGGCAAGACCGAAGGACTGCACACCCTCATCGCCCGTCCCGAATGGCTCGAGGCCGCCTACCAAGCGGTGATCCTCGAGGCGGTGACGAAGAGTTTCGGCGGCAATCGCTACGAGTTTTCGGTCAGCGCAGATTCGACCGAGGCGAAGATCGAAGAAGGTGATTTCTGCACGGTTGGCGTCGTCAGCCACCCAGGCTTTCCGCTCAAGAACGCAAAGACGCTTGGCGTCGGGTTGGACGACTACACGCCCATGCACCGGGTCATCTCGGCGAAGATCGAAAGTTTCGACAGGGCCGCTGCTCGGATCACCATCAGGCTGGAACCATCTTGGGGAAAGGTTGCGCCGGCATTCCAGGCCGTAATGGCCAGCGGTTTGGTTCCGATCGGCAGTGAGCCGATCTACTTGCTACCGACCATGCCGTTCAATGACTACGACCAGACACGGGAAGTGCTCATCGAAATTGGTGATCCGAGCATCGCAACGCCGTCGGCGGAAGCGAAGCTCGCGATGGGGCACAACGCTGCAAAGAAGCTTCCAAAGGGCACTGGTACGATCTCGCCGGTAGCGCGGGTCTTATGGCAAGGCGATGCGGTCGCGAAGACTTTGGTCCGCACGGATATGCAAACGGAGAAGCTCGCCAGCTTCGCAACAAACGCTAACGCGCATCCGCTCAACGAAAGTCAGATAGAGGCAGTCCGAGTCTGCGGCCAACGACAACTCTCGATAATCTGGGGGCCGCCTGGCACGGGCAAGACAGACACCCTTGTCGCTATGCTGCACGCGATGGTTCGCGAGGGACCTCCGCGAAAAATCCTGATCACCGGCCCCAACTACCGCACCGTCGAAGAGCTGTCCGGCCGCCTGCTGAGGAATCTGGAGGCAGATGCTGCCGCGATAGGAGACTTCTTCTGGCTCTACTCCAAGAGCCGCACGCCGAAGGATGTTTCAAGCTCCAATCCGAACCTCGTAGCCACTGCGGCGACGTTGGATTTCGGCGGAGGCCTCGACAACATTCAAGCAAGCATTAGCGACGCTCAGCGCTCAACGATCATCTCGACCACCGCTCACATGGTTTTGCGTCTCACGAAGGCGGTCGGTCAGAGCGGCTCGGAGCTGGATGAAGTGTTTGATGTGATTGTTCTCGATGAGAGCTCCCAAATCCCGATGACCCTGGCGATCAAACCGCTCGCGGCGATGAAGGCCAGCGCTCAGGTGATTGTCGCTGGCGACCACAAGCAGATGCCGCCGATCCAGAACCTCGATCCCCCGAAAGGGGCTGAGTATCTCGTCGACAGCATTCAGACCTATCTCATCAAGCGGTTTGGCATAGCCCAGCAGCCCCTCCTGGTGAACTATCGTTCCAACCAACATTTGGTCGACTATGCTCGCTCTCTCGGCTACCCGGCGCAGCTCGCCGCCGCGGCACCAAAGAAGGACCTTTCAGTCCTTGAGCCTCTCGATGACGTGGTGAAAACGCTGCCTGCATCCCTACCGCGGTCCGCGGCCTACGCTGAACTTCTCCGTCCGGAACGCCGAGTGACGGCGCTCATTCACGATGACCCGACCTCGTCTCAGGCGAATGAGCTTGAAGCCGGCTTGGTTGCGGGGCTTGCATTCATAGCACGGCACGCAATGGCCAAAGAGCTCGACACGGGCGGAGGGACTAACGGCGAGGCCTTCACTGACGAGACCTTCTTCGAATCTGGAATCGGTATCGTCACGCCACATAAGGCGCAGAAGGCCCTCGTCGTCCGCAAGCTCACAGAGCTGTTCCCGTCAGCTGATCCGGAATTGGTGTTCAGCGCGGTCGACACCGTCGAGCGTTTTCAGGGCGGCGAGCGCAATCTCGTCATCGTGTCCTACGGGGTAGGCGACACGGATATCATCGAGGGAGAGGAAGAGTTCCTCCTCCAACTTGAACGGACAAACGTGGCGGTATCACGAGCCAAGGCGAAGTGCATCGTGCTGATGCCGAAGTCGCTCGCCTATCACCTCCCAACCGATCAGAAGGCCGCAGAGACCTCGATCGCGTTGAAGTCATACTTGGAGGAATTCTGCGGTCAGCGCCTGGCCGTGGACATTCAAGATGACGCGGGAATCCTGCGAGCTGCGGAGATACGTTGGCACTAA
- the mobC gene encoding plasmid mobilization relaxosome protein MobC, which produces MDRFTLRLPPDLARRFDAAAVARGGRSRYLRALMEAAAQAPLPARELAPCSAKSAKLTLRLADEDMALLEAEAGRAGLLRTQWAVMLVRRRLHGRLQLTPPEAMALIGVRRELHRIGVNINQIARALNTAVMEGAVLDLEVAQLAAFASEIRVHLSGLDELFAGNLAYWSVEP; this is translated from the coding sequence ATGGACCGCTTCACCCTTCGCCTTCCGCCCGACCTGGCCCGCCGCTTCGACGCGGCGGCGGTCGCGCGCGGCGGACGGTCCCGCTACCTAAGGGCGCTCATGGAGGCGGCCGCGCAGGCTCCCCTGCCAGCGCGCGAACTAGCCCCGTGCAGCGCAAAGTCGGCCAAGCTGACTCTCCGCCTGGCGGACGAAGACATGGCGTTGCTGGAGGCGGAGGCAGGCCGCGCAGGGCTGTTGCGAACCCAGTGGGCGGTCATGCTCGTCCGCCGTCGGCTCCATGGGCGCCTGCAGTTGACGCCGCCGGAAGCGATGGCCTTGATCGGCGTCCGGCGCGAGCTTCATCGCATCGGCGTCAACATCAACCAGATCGCCCGCGCCCTCAACACCGCCGTCATGGAGGGCGCCGTCCTCGACCTGGAGGTGGCCCAGCTGGCCGCCTTCGCGTCCGAGATTCGGGTGCATCTGAGCGGCCTGGACGAGCTCTTCGCCGGCAACCTGGCCTATTGGTCGGTCGAACCATGA